TGGAGTTATAGAATAGAGCTTTCGGTTTATTATTAGCATAAGTGCTGCTTATGGTTTAGGGTTACTAATTTAATAATATGATTTTTGAACAAATCGTAGAAAGTGAGGCAAGGAGTCATGAACTGCGTTTGAGTGAGAGGAGCCTGAATCAGGCCAGGCTCTGTCCTGCTCTACTCAGGCTGCTTTGACAAAGTGCCATGAACTAAGCACCCAGGAGCCAGATGTGGTAGAacgtgtctgtaatcccagaatgtggaaggtggagcagaaggatcaagagttcaaggtcaccctcaaaCCTGGACTTTGTGGTACTCAATCTTAATAAGCAAATGCTCAAAACGGAACCTCAGTGGCTTATAAACAATGCACACTTACTTCTCAAATTACTCTAAAGTGAGAGATCAGAAATGTGTACATCGAGTGAGAGCTTACCTCCTAGTTTATAGAAGTGAGCTTTATTGTCATTCCTACAGAACTTTTGTAGGTCTCCCTCATACGGACTCCAACTCATGGCCTGGTTACCTTCTCCCAGGACCACCCCCTAATACGGTCTCTTGGTGTTAAGATTACAGTATCTCAGTCTTGGAACACAAGCACTTGAGAGCATGACACACCCTAGTGGAAACTTCCAccaccagcaaacaaacaaaaaggaaatgtatGACTTATTGAGGGGACTGTAGAACTCATCATGTAACTAAAGCCAGCAGCAAGCCCCGTGCCTCGGTTGATATTACATACAGGTGTGAGCTatatggttggttggtttggcttcGTTTGAGATGTGTCAGGTCTCTTTATAGTAGCTCTGGTTGTCccactcactctgcagaccaggctggcctctaattcacagaGATACGTCTGCtacagcctcccaagtgctgagattaaaggtttatGTCATCACATCTGACTTTTCAGTAAgatggtttttttcgagacagggtttctctgtgtagccctggctatcctggaactcactctgtagaccaggctgacctcgaactcagagatccgactgcttctgcctcccacgtgctgggattaaaggcgtgagccaccactgcctggctatcgGTCAGATTtgtatcagtaaattctcaactcACAAAGAACTTAAAACTCAACTGATATAAACACAAGCTACACACCGGATAGGGCAAATGCACCCTCcttattatttaatcatctaCCTAAGAAATCCCCAATCCTTATGACTCCCAGGCCAGGACTTCGAGGTTCTTGTTCCTCCTCTCCTATAGCTTCCATCTTGTCTCCTCACTTctgtcccctctctgtctctctgtccttgtctctaaaactctcagcttaccttctttttccactgcccagtcacaggctttAGCCTTATCTTGTGCCTGCCCCCACCTGTATATAGACAACAAGacacaggcagaacactgtaaAACTTAAaaccactttcctttttttttaaatttatttattattataaataagtacactgtagctgtcttcagacacaccagaagagggcatcagatctcattacagatggttgtgagccaccatgtggttgctgggatttgaactcaggagtcaaatttgaagagcagtcagtgctcttaaccgctaagccatctcaccagcccttttttttttaatttatttattattataaataagtaaaaccacttttctattttcattaagaacctcatggggggggggggctggtgagatggctcagtgggtaagagcactgactgctctctggaaggtcctgagttcaaattccagcaaccacatggtggctcacaaccacctgtaatgagatctgacgacctcttctggGACGTCTGtagtcagctacagtgtgcttatgtataataataaataaatcttaataaaaaaaaaaagaacctcatgGGGGCAGAAGAGATGTAGAGTAccgtttgctcttccagaggtcctgagttcagttcccagcaataacatggtggctcacaaccatctataataagatcggtcgccctcttctgaccttcaggcttaAATGTAGatagaatattatatacataataaatctaaaaaaacaaaacaaaaacaaacaaacaaaacaaaaaaatcctacaaGCATTCCCAACCTTCGTTGATGGTAGGGGTCACATGTATAGTGcacatcatgtacacacacacacacacacacacacacacacacagagttcacatGTAGgtcagttagttctctccttccacctctgggTTCCAGAGATTGAGCTCAGGTTTACATGGTtgcgtggcaagcacttttatctagagagccatcttgccagctctacATTTTTCGGTTTGGTTacttgtttttgtgtttcctttgctCTTTGGGAGTGTCTATTTTTGCCTTGCTGCTTTTGGGGACAATGTCtcactgggtagccctggctggcctggaatcacagagattcacttgcctctgcctcacgagtgctgggcttataggcaTTTGTCACTACGTCCCACCACATCTGTCTATTTTTTAAGGAAGAAGAATTTATCAGCTACACTGCAGATGGGCATCTGACTGAGCAGTAACTAGAGGGCTACCTAAGGCCTCTAAGGGTTTTTAATttacaatttaatattttcagaggACAAGCAAGAACCATTGACTGCTTCAGGGCAGGTGGGGTGTGAAGAAGATAATGGGTAGCTACGGTATCATTGGTCAGATGTTTAAAGTCAATCCAGTATTTATTTCTCAGAGCTCTGTGTACAGAAACTGACTGTACTTCCAGGATCTCTCTGGCACTgggatctttttttaaaaaacttattttatcttaatttatttCGAGacactctcactatgtagccctggttgatcTAGAACTTACAGAGAcacacctgcctatgcctccagAGTGGTGGGACTAGATGCATGTGCAACTATACCCATCCTTAAagtactgttgttgttgttgttgttgttgttgtactcACTATTTTGGTATTAAACAGGAGAATCTAAAACACTAGACATGTGTCGTCCTCAGGGCATCAAGATACATCTGAAGTAAACTATAAACTCATAGTGGGATAGTGTTCAAGGACATTTTCATTACAGACGCTATTAAACTGAACACTGTCATCTATTCACACAAACCTAAGTCAGATCGTGTGACTCATTCCATTAAAACCACCTCGTGACGACACAGTGGAATGCTGCCTAGCCATGAGAATGAATCCCATTTGCAAAAATGTGGATTGAATTGAAAATCATTATGTTAAGTGAGCTAAGCCAGCTGTAGAAAGACAAGTATGCAATATCACACATATTATAGTATTGGAAATATTCAATTGTACAGAAGTTGAGAATAGAATGGAAGTTAGGAGaggctgggaagagaagaggggagggtggAATAGGGAAAGACTGATTTATAGTCAGGAGCAAGACATTTTGAAATGCTGTTGTATAGTAGAGTGtctataaacaaaaataacatactgaatatacaaaaaaaaaaaaaaaaccaaacccagaaatAAGAATTTTCAGTGttggactggagaaatggttaaaagagctgactgctcttccaaaggccctgagttcaattcccagcaaccacatggtggctcacaaccatctgtactgggatccgatgcccttttctggtttatgtttgaagacagctatagtgtactcatataaataaaataaatcttaaaaaaaaaagatttgtgccgggtatggtggtgcatgccttgaatcccagcacttggaaggcagaggcaggcagatttttgagttcaaggccaacctggtctacagagtgagttccaggacagctagggctacacagagaaacactgtctcgaaaaaaaaaaaagtttttcagtGTTTATACTATGAACAATAAATATTTGAGGTGATAAGTGTGCCTAACCTAAACCAATTTAAGAACTaaacaatatacacacataataaaaggTTGCATGTTGACCTCCAGAAATATACTTTAtgtattaaatgaaaaaaatcaatttcaagtTTTGAAAACGTGAAGTTCTGTAAGCTTTCATTTCATTTCGGGATAAAAGTCGTCACACAGCCTATCTGTTTTCTGCACATTTGACTGGATTCCCATCGCTGGCCTCACATGCTAGATTTCAGTTCCACCTTTGGAGATCTTGGCTCCTTGCTCCTCGAGCTTGTGGAGGCTGCCCCTGTCCTACAGAGCCTACCTGTCTAGCGTCTGTGCCACCCCACCGCCCCTGCCCTGGCAGAGCTGATGTTTACAAAGCAGggccttccttctgcttctctcgCAGAAGCCTTTCTGTAGCCTTGAACCTCTTGCTCAATTGGGACTGAGGCCAATACAGCCATCCTCTCCCACGCAAGACTATACAGAGTAAGAGAAAAGGGAACTGAGAGGACCAATGTCTTTCAGAAAAGCTCTCCGTGATGCTTCCCAGAAACCAGACCATCCTTTTTCTTGTAAACTTCTTTCCTGTAAGCAGATTCCCCAGTCCTCGTATCCCATCTCCTCCTGGGGCCAGCCTTTACTAACCAGAAATCACTCCCAGATCTACAGGGTCGCTGAGACGGGTCTGCTCCATTTGGCACCGATATTCTCCACTGTCATTGGCTGTGGCTTTAAACGTGTAGCTGGCTTGGACCTGGCTCGGGATGGACCTCCCGTTGTGGAACCACTGGGTAGAAGAGTTCCCAGGGTTGTGGGTCCCTTCGCACATCAGTGTCACCATGTCTTCCTTGAGCACCTGGATCCATGGGGGGTCCAGTTTCACCACAGCCTTCGGAAGAGCTGCTGAGAGTGAGAGAAGATATGAACGACTCAACTTTGAGGGACTGTGCATTCCAAAGAGGAGCAAGGGGCCAGAGTTCGCCATCACAGACCAGTTAAAGGTCTGAGGGTAATGATTCACAGCGGTAATCTAGCAATGGAAAGAGTGGAGCATTTAAAATCTGactgtgctgggcagtggtggcgcacacgcctttaatcccagcacttgggaggcagaggcaagcagatgtctgagtttgaggccagcctgatctagagagcgagtcccaggacagccaagactacacagagaaaccctgtctcaataaaataaaataaaataaaataaaataaaataaaataaaataaaaatctgactgTGATTGTGATATAACTAATTCAAGACCACTGTGGGCAACTTAGCAATTCTatccaaaataaatcttaaaagacttgtaactcagtggtagaagcTTGTGTGGCACACTCCAGGTCCTAGGTCCAAtctcttaaaacattaaaaaaaaaaaaaaaaaaaaaaaaaagcatgcttgCCCtagtctctttcctttctgtctttggaGAACCCAGTTGGAGTCTTAGCAAGGATTATACTCCAGGGCCCATTGTGAGAAAACTGCTCCGTCCAAAACCCAGGCCTGACCCTTGGTAAAACAGACATTTCCCTACAAGGTGAGCAGAGCGTTCTGCTGTAAGGAAGTAACGCTCTGTAAACAAGGGAAGCACAGACTTACCACTCTGCCTGTCTGCAAAAGCTGTAAATaagaagagagggggtggggtcaGTGTAGAACAGCAGAAGATGAAAGCAAATTCAGTTGTGTGCAAGGAGTAGGCATAGGCTTGGCTCCCCTTCCCCCATGAGCCACCTCTAGAGTCTAGCTCTAGCTTATCTTATCTGCTCTTAGTTTATCTAGCTTGAATATTCTTCTCACCTAATGCCAAGTGCTTGGCACAGCTGCAAAGATATTTGACGCAAGACAGCCTTTTGAGGGACTGTAAAAGTACCTCTGAATTCTGACCTTAAGTAACGTTAGAGTAATTAAGAAGTTAGAATcctctgttgttgttattgttgagacagggtatcactggACTAACCACTTGCCTGTGTCTCCTAAGGGCTGAGACTAAAACAcgtatcaccacacccagctctagaAATCTCTTTTTTCACAGGGTCTCACAAagccaggttggcctggaattggAACGCACCATAGTtgaagctaaccttgaactcctgattctcctatCAAGACCAcactcaagtgctaggattacaatcAGGTACCACCAGACATGGGGCTCCGGCCCTTTTAATCTCTCCCCGGTTTCTAAACCAGTCCCACTCTTTACTACCCTGGTCTCTGGAGTCTAGACAGTAAGAGAGGCTGAACTTATTGGATTTCAGAATAAGACTTACTCACCAAACAGCAGCAGAATTGACAGTGGTGGAAGTAGCCATTGGCTTCCAGAGTGTGCATTCTGAAACATCTGGGTGTCCAAAGTCATTCAAGAACTGGGCCAGAGTCTGAGGAGGTTCAGGAGATGAAGtacaaaaagaggaaggaaatggactCTCTTGCTTAACCGCACGGGTCAGGAGACTTTGTTTCTCTTAACTTAACAATAACAAGTTAAACAAGATGTGGACTCAGCCTGACAGATATCCCTTCTACACGCAGCACCTTCTTGTACCCTTGGGGAAAACCCCAAGCTACTGTTTGCTGTGAAGAAACTGGGGGAAACACtagaaagcagaggagagagcctcTGTTTACTGCCCTGAGCCTTGATTCGATGCTGTTTTCCTAAGCTCCTGGACTGCCTCACAGGCCAATGCAGAAAGTCTCAAGGCAGCTTCAGCAAAGAAACTTTGACCTAGGTGAGATAAACAGATCTTCTAAACAGGTAATTGAAAGTAAcattggattattattattattattatctgaaGAAATAAGTCCAAGAAGGTCTCTATCCTATATGCAAGTGTCTGACCTTGGCATCCACACACATAACAAACTTGTTGGGGGGTGACtttggtttattttgatttatgagacattgtctctctctgtagcccagactgtcctgaaAACCATATATcaaccaggctgcccttgagctcaaagagatcagcttgcctctgcacctgagtactggggttaaaggcacatgccaccaggCCCGGAGCAAAAgcaaaggtttttgttttctgtttttttgtttttgtttgttttcaagacagggtttctctgtgtagccctggcggtcctggaactcactctgtagattaggctggcctcaaactcagaaatctgcctgcctctgcctctgcctcccaaatgctgggattaaaggcatgcaccaccactgcctggcaaaaacaAAGTTTTTAAGTAGAAGAAATAAGCTTGCTAATAAAGAAATTGTAATAACATAAACACTATCCAAAAGAGGAAAATGGGAGCTGTCAAGATAAAGATAAAGGCACTTACTGACATGTTCGGTGACCAGCCTTCCACCTCTAGAACTTACATAGTTGTTGgtgagacaaacacacacacacacacaaccagttaattttgatatgctttgactagctcaatggttgggcatgGCTAGCacacattcccctcccctccGGTATTCCTGGCTAAACAGCTTCTAAATCTATactttatctttgctgccctgttactTTCTGGGCAGCCACCAGACCCAATAGGGTTTGCGGGGCGATTTTTCTCCTTcagctctttttttaattaattaattatataattaattatagcTGTCtgtagacactccagaagagagcatcagatttccttatggatggttgtgagtcatgtggttgctgggataacCTTTGGAAGAGCGCTCTTAACCATCTCaccagcgtgtgtgtgtgtgtgtttaaagatttatttatttttatgtatatgatccCTCTCCCTCTGAGTCATGAggattctcctcttcctctcctctctctgtcccttgtcTACACAATCTAAAAGCCCCGCCTCCTTCCAGGAAATCAGAGCTGGaagtgagactttttttttttttttttaagacagggtcactctgtagaccaggctggccttgaactcagaaattcacctgcctctgcctcccaagtgctgggattaaaggcgtgcgccaccatgcccggctgtcaGTTTTTAAtttccaagcacacacatattGTTTTACCTTGAACATATTTCAATACAGACTCAATTTTAAGTACTTCAAGGCTAGTGGCTACTACATATACAATATATCAAATGTGTAGTGTAGCTGCCCTCAGCCTCACGAACTAGGTTCCTGAGGGGGAGGCTGGAGCTATATGGGAGGAAACAGAAATAACGAGACCAAGACAGATACctatcaaggcccaatgtttacttaagagtctgagcttataaaggggaaAGGTGAGATAAACAGATCTTCCTGCCATCCCCTGCCACACCAGGCTTTGAAGCTTTGTTGCCAGCCTGTCAACACTTGGTCTGCCAGAGTTGTTAGCACTGGGTCGCCAGGTTGTCAGCTTAtctcaggaatgtctcaggaagacagattcagcctctctgtgtgtagccctgtctaGGAGAAGAgtgcagtggcagaacaatagacctatctaggtcggaagactccaccctaggtggtatggttcacagtggcagaacaggtctgagccagcctactcaaggctgggggaggctacagtgtaggaaaataattatttagaaaacttctagttttgaaaagaaataagcaaGCTCATTCCTGTGCACTGGGCTAAAACCTCCAAGCCCCCAGCACTTCTACAGCGACTGACTTAAGGCATATAATAGACGACTTGTGTGGGGTAACGGGTGATTTCTGGACCCCCTTAGCTTTGTCAGTTGGGGTTAACAAACTCAGGACTGATAGGTTTTGCCTAATCTCTCTTACAGACACCAAGAGGGACCCTTGATGACTACAGTGTTCTTATAGCAGTCTTACTGCTTCTCTGGCATTTT
Above is a window of Mus caroli unplaced genomic scaffold, CAROLI_EIJ_v1.1 scaffold_19705_1, whole genome shotgun sequence DNA encoding:
- the LOC110288995 gene encoding low affinity immunoglobulin gamma Fc region receptor III-like isoform X2 encodes the protein MTLDTQMFQNAHSGSQWLLPPLSILLLFAFADRQSALPKAVVKLDPPWIQVLKEDMVTLMCEGTHNPGNSSTQWFHNGRSIPSQVQASYTFKATANDSGEYRCQMEQTRLSDPVDLGVISGGGRHKIRLKPVTGQWKKKVS
- the LOC110288995 gene encoding low affinity immunoglobulin gamma Fc region receptor III-like isoform X1; this encodes MTLDTQMFQNAHSGSQWLLPPLSILLLFAFADRQSAALPKAVVKLDPPWIQVLKEDMVTLMCEGTHNPGNSSTQWFHNGRSIPSQVQASYTFKATANDSGEYRCQMEQTRLSDPVDLGVISGGGRHKIRLKPVTGQWKKKVS